In Serratia liquefaciens ATCC 27592, the genomic stretch ACCCAGCATCAGGCCGCTGGTGATAAGCGTAGCCGCGGCATCCATCACATAGGTGTTACCGGCGATACGCGCCAGTGGCTCTTCGATGCCTTCCATTTTGCCGATCGAGATTTTGAACTGACGGCGGATATGGGCGTAAGCGCCAATGCCCAACGCCATGGATTTCACGCTACCGGTGGAGTTGGAAGGCAAGGTGATGCCACGGCCTACCGACAGACATTCAACCAGCATGCGCCAGCCCTGACCGGCCATTTTTGGCCCGCCAATGATGTAATCGATAGGTACGAACACGTCGTTACCGCGGGTAGGGCCGTTTTGGAACGGCACGTTCAGCGGGAAGTGACGGTTACCGATTTCAACGCCCGGAGTGCTGGTTGGGATCAGCGCACAGGTGATGCCCGGTGATTCGTTATTGCCCAGCAGGTGGTTCGGGTCATAAAGTTTGAACGCCAGGCCCAGCACGGTCGCCACCGGTGCCAGCGTGATGTAGCGCTTGTTCCAGGTCAGGCGCATGCCCAACACCTGCTCGCCTTGCCACTCACCCATGCAGACGGTACCGACATCCGGAATAGCGCCGGCATCGGAACCCGCTTCCGGGCTGGTCAGGGCGAAACAAGGGATCTCGTCGCCGCGCGCCAGGCCCGGCAAGTAATGATTTTTCTGCTCGTCAGTCCCGTAATGCTGCAGCAGTTCGCCCGGACCGAGGGAGTTGGGCACGCCAACGGTGATCGCCAGAATGCCAGAAACGCCAGCCAGTTTTTGCAGCACGCGAGCCTGAGCATAAGGAGAGAAGTCAAGGCCGCCGTACTCTTTCTTGATGATCATCGCGAAGAAGCGGTGTTCTTTCAGGTACGCCCACAGTTCCGGCGGCAAATCGGCCAGTTCGTGGGTGATTTGGAAGTCGTTGGCCATGCGGCAAGCTTCTTCCACCGGGCCGTCAATAAACGCCTGCTCTTCGGCGGTCAGCTGTGGTTTCGGGTAATTATGCAGCTTGTTCCAGTCCGGCGTCCCGCGGAACAGATCACCTTCCCACCAGGTGGTACCGGCTTCGATCGCTTCCTTTTCGGTGGTGGACATAGGCGGCATTACCTTGCGGAACGCACGCAGCGCCGGTGCAGACAGCATCGAACGGCGCAGTGACGTGATGTTCAGCGGCAGCAGGATAATCGCCAGCGGCAGCAGCATCCAGAAGGTCCAAAGACCGATGGCGCCCATGGCGGCGGTGTATGCCAGCAGGATAAGGCTACTGAGGGTGAGGTTCACTCGGTGATAGAACACCACACCAATGAGTGCCAGTAAAACAACAATACTAAGAACCATCATAAGAAGCTCCAAAGTGGCAAGAGGTCTGACCTGTTGTGTGTATGTAATAGGTTTTAGTACAAGCCCATATTTTTATCAATGCATTTACAGTTTAATTACAACTTAAGTCACAATCTGACCGCACCAATCATCAAAAACCTCAGCGGCACCTCAACGAAGGCGCTGTTTGACTCAGAGTGCTTCTCGGTTTTTCCCCGATCCGGTACACTGCGGGGCGGAAGATTGACGATAACAAGAGGTTCCTCATGTACCACGACCTTATTCGCAGTGAACTGAACGAAGCGGCCGATACCCTGGCGAAATTTATCAATGACGATGCCAATATCGACGCCATTCAACGCGCGGCAGTGCTGCTGGCCGATTCCTTCAAAGCCGGTGGGAAAGTCATTTCCTGCGGTAACGGTGGCTCCCACTGTGACGCCATGCACTTTGCCGAAGAGCTGACCGGCCGCTACCGTGAAAACCGCCCAGGCTATCCGGCGATTGCCATTTCCGACGTCAGCCACCTGTCTTGCGTCAGCAACGACTTCGGCTACGAGTATGTGTTTTCGCGCTATGTGGAAGCGGTAGGCCGCGAAGGCGACGTACTGCTGGGCATTTCCACCTCAGGCAACTCCGGCAACATCATTAAAGCTATCGAAGCGGCGCGTGCCAAAGGGATGAAAGTGATCACCCTAACCGGCAAAGACGGCGGCAAAATGGCCGGTTCCGCAGACGTGGAAATCCGCGTACCGCACTTCGGTTACGCCGATCGCATCCAGGAAATTCATATCAAAGCGATCCACATCTTGATTCAGCTGATCGAAAAAGAGATGGTTAAGGCTTAACGGCTTTAGGGGGCGCACAGCCCCCGCTAATATTGTATTGGGGTGCGCCTGGCGCGCTCCAATAGACGGCGTCAGGGTGGTTAAGGAGTGGCAAGCGATGTGTGAACTGCTCGGGATGAGCGCAAACGTACCGACCGATATTTGCTTTAGCTTTACCGGGCTGGTTCAGCGCGGTGGCCGTACCGGGCCACATAAAGATGGTTGGGGCATTACCTTCTATGAAGGGAACGGTTGCCGCACGTTTAAAGATCCCCAGCCGAGTTTCGACTCGCCGATCGCCCGTCTGGTGCAAGAATATCCGATTAAGTCCTGTGCGGTGGTTTCGCATATCCGCCAGGCTAATCGCGGTGAAGTGGCGCTGGAGAATACCCACCCTTTTACCCGTGAGCTGTGGGGCCGTAACTGGACCTACGCGCACAATGGCCAATTGAAAGGCTATCGCCAGTTGGAAACCGGCAACTTCCGCCCGGTCGGCCAGACTGACAGCGAATATGCTTTCTGCTGGTTGCTGCACCAGCTTTCCCTGAAATACCCTCGTACCCCGAGCCGTTGGCCGCCGGTATTCCGCTATATCGCGCTGTTGGCGGATCAACTGCGTCAGAAAGGGGTATTCAACATGCTGCTGTCGGACGGGCGCTTTGTGATGGCGTACTGTTCCACCAATTTGTATTGGATCACGCGTCGTGCGCCATTCGGCAAAGCTACGTTACTCGATCAGGACGTGGAGATTGATTTCCAGCAGCAGACCACACCCAACGATGTGGTCACGGTGATTGCCACCCAACCGCTGACGGCGAATGAAACCTGGCACAAGATCGCACCAGGCGAATTCGCGTTATTTCACTTCGGTGAGCGGCTTGGCCTGAGCGAAGGGATTGGTGCTGACAGCGGGAGCCGTGGTTGACGCATACTGCGTCATCTGGCTGCTGCTCATCAACGGTTGGCCCAGCACGTACTGACCGTTGGATACCCCCACCATTGGCGGTTGATGGTTTTTGACGAAGTAGTCATAACCCGGCTTCAACTGGCGCCAAAAAGCGATGTAGTTAGACGAACTGTGTCGCTTCAGGTTTTGATCGGTCATGCGGAACGGGTAGATACTGATATCAATCCGGCTCTGACCATAAGCGAACGCGGCTTCGACGTAACGATAAATCTCATCCATATAGGTGTTGGTCATCGCGTAACACCCAATCGATTTACATTCACCGTGGATCATCAGATAAGCGCCGGAATACCCCTGTGATTTATCGTAATCATTAGGGAAGCCGATATTTATTGCCCGATAATACTTACTGTCGGGTTTCAGATGGCGCGAGTCGACGCTATAAAAGCCTTCCGGACTTTTAAAGTCACCTTCACGACGTTTCGGGCCGAGGCCGCCGGAGAAATTGCAGATAGGGAAAGAGTTCACCAGGCGGAATTCATTGCCCATTTTTGCATACAACTCCAGCGTGCGTTCTTCTTTGAATATCTGAATATAAACCGGTGAACCCACTAATTGCTGCTTAACCACCGGCGCCTCGGGAACCTGCTCGCTGGCGCTGCAGGCCGTGATCATCGGCATAGAAAAAAGCATCGCAAACAACAACGCGATTTTGCTCATTATTATTCCTGCTTATATTTATCTGCTGGCTCAATGTAAACATGGCCAACATGCCACTGATTATTGTTTTACGGTCTTAAAACTCCGTCAGATTACCAGCGTGTTCTTTTTTAGCAATATGCGATGTGTATAAAAAAACTACAAACTTCGATAAAAGTGAATCGACAGGCAGATTTTAACGATTGGTGGAGTAAAACAGCGGAAATTTAATTGCGTTTGCTTGACTCAGGTCACTGCCCAGCGCAGAAAAATGTTGTGAAAAATGTTAATATCCCGGCTCGAATTAATCTGCTGTTACGTCCGCAGAATGAGGTGTTGAGCTTACTTCTCGGGGGGATTGAATCACCCCTGCGGCAACAAAGTATTAACAGCGTTTTTAGCGCGCAAAAATGGATCCAGGAGTTATCAACGGAATGTTCGCGACCCCATTTTGTCAGTGCGAAAGATTTCATGTTGAGCGTGATGCCGTTGCGCTTAACCCAGAGGCTGCTGATGCAGTCTCATCATCCAGGCATCGTCAGCACCAGCCTCTGGGGCCGGTAAGACGTGTGAAACTAACCAACATCGTATAAATCTTATGATTAAAATCAGAAAAGGGTTAGATCTGCCCATTGCCGGAACACCGGTTCAGGCAATTCATGACGGCCCAATCATTCAGCATGTCGCCCTGCTTGGGGAAGAATACGTCGGAATGCGCCCGTCCATGCTGGTGCAGGAAGGCGATAGCGTTAAGAAAGGTCAGGCGCTGTTCGAAGATAAAAAGACCCCCGGCGTATTCTTCACTGCGCCAGCCAGCGGCCGCATCGTAGCCATCAACCGTGGTGAACGGCGCGTTTTGCAGTCGGTGGTGATCGCCATCGAAAATGGCGGTGACGAACAGCTGGAGTTTGCCCATTACCCGATGGCGGAACTGGCCATGTTGCCGCGCGAGCAGGTCGAAAGCGAACTGATCGCCAGCGGCTTGTGGACGGCGTTGCGCACCCGCCCTTTCAGCAAAACTCCTGTGCCGGGAACGACGCCGCGTGCCATTTTCGTTACCGCCATGGACAGCCAGCCGCTGGCTGCCGATCCGTTGGTGATCATTACCGAACAACTGGCGGCATTTAACGCCGGGTTAGCGGTATTGGCACGCTTGACCGACGGTAAAGTCCACGTCTGTCACGCATCAGGTGCGAACCTGGGCAAGCAGCCGGATGCACAGGTGACCTATAACGAGTTTGCCGGCCCACATCCTGCCGGGTTGGTGGGGACCCATATCCACTTCCTCGAACCGGTCAGTTTGAAAAAAACCGTCTGGCATATCGGTTATCAGGACGTGATCGCTATAGGGACGCTATTCACTACCGGCAAGCTCGATACCGATCGGGTGGTGGCGCTGGCCGGCCCGCAGGTGGAACAGCCACAGCTGCTGCGTACCCGCCTGGGGGCCAGCCTCGATGAACTGACCGCCGGCCGTCTTAAAGCCGGTGAAAACCGGGTGATTTCAGGCTCGGTGCTGAGCGGCACCCACGTCGCTGGCCCTAACGCCTATCTTGGCCGTTTCCACTCGCAGGTTTCCGTGCTTGAAGAAGGGCGTGATAAACAGCTGTTCGGCTGGATCGCGCCGTCGCCGGATAAATTCTCTATCACCCGCACCACGCTGGGCCATTTCCTGAAAAACAAGCTGTTCGCCTTCTCGACCACCACCCACGGTGGCGAACGCGCCATGGTACCGATCGGCAACTATGAGCGGGTGATGCCGCTGGACATTCTGCCGACGCTGCTGCTGCGTGACCTGCTGGCGGGTGACAGCGACAGTGCACAGGCGCTGGGCTGTCTGGAGCTGGATGAAGAAGATCTGGCGCTTTGCACCTTCGTCTGCCCCGGCAAGTATGAATACGCTCCGGTGCTGCGCGACGTGCTGACCAAGATTGAGCAGGAAGGATAACCGATGGGCCTGAAGAACTTTTTTGACAAAATCGAGCATCACTTCACTCCGGGCGGCAAGCTGGAAAAGTGGTACCCGCTGTTTGAAGCCACGACGACGGTGTTTTACACCCCGGGTCTGGTGACACGCGGCGCTTCGCACGTGCGCGACGCCATCGATCTGAAACGCATGATGATCCTGGTATGGCTGGCCGTTTTCCCGGCGATGTTCTGGGGTATGTACAACGTTGGCCAACAGGCCATTCCGGCGCTGCATCACCTCTACAGCGGCGATCAGCTGCAACAGGTATTGGCGGGCGACTGGCACTACCGGCTGGCGCAATGGTTGGGGGCTTCTTTGGCGGCGGACGCCGGCTGGGTCAGCAAAATGGTGCTGGGTGCCTGCTACTTCCTGCCGATATACGCCGTGGTGTTTCTGGTCGGCGGATTTTGGGAAGTGCTGTTCGCTATCATTCGCAAGCACGAGATTAACGAAGGTTTCTTTGTTACCTCGATTCTGTTTGCGCTGATTGTGCCGCCCACGCTGCCGCTGTGGCAGGCCGCGCTGGGGATTACCTTCGGCGTGGTGGTGGCGAAAGAAATTTTCGGCGGCACCGGGCGCAACTTCCTTAACCCGGCATTGGCGGGGCGCGCTTTCCTGTTCTTCGCTTATCCGGCGCAGATTTCCGGTGACCTGGTGTGGACCTCCGCCGACGGTTTCTCCGGCGCAACGCCGCTGGCGCAATGGAGCGCGGGTGGGGCGCACAGTCTGAGCAACGTCGCTACCGGCCAGTCAATCAGCTGGATGGACGCGTTTCTCGGCAACATTCCCGGCTCCGTCGGCGAAGTTTCCACACTGATGATCCTGCTTGGCGGGGCGATAATCCTGTTCGGTCGTGTGGCATCCTGGCGCATCGTCGCCGGCGTGATGCTGGGCATGATGGCTACCGCCTTCCTGTTTAATTCCATCGGTTCTACTACTAACCCGCTGTTCGCCATGCCGTGGTACTGGCACCTGGTGTTAGGTGGTTTCGCCTTCGGCATGATCTTTATGGCCACCGATCCGGTTTCCGCCTCGTTCACCAATAAGGGGAAATGGTGGTACGGCATCCTGATTGGCGTGATGTGCGTGCTGATCCGGGTGGTCAATCCGGCCTATCCGGAAGGCATGATGCTGGCGATCCTGTTCGCCAACCTGTTCGCGCCGCTGTTCGATTATCTGGTGGTGCAGGCCAACATCAAGCGGAGAAAAGCCCGTGGCGAATGAATCTAAAAACGACAGCATCGGTAAAACGCTGCTGGTGGTACTGCTGTTGTGCCTGGTGTGTTCTGTGGTGGTGGCGGGTTCCGCCGTCGGTCTGAAGTCCAAACAGCAGGAACAAAAGCTGCTCGACAAGCAGCGCAATATCCTCGATGTGGCCGGCCTGCTGCAACCGAAAATGGAGGGCGAGCAGGTCAAAACGCTGTTCACCCAACGCATCGAACCCCGGTTGCTGGATTTAAACAGCGGTGAGTTTGTTACCGGCAAGGCAGCGGCGTTCGATCTGGCTGCGGCATTGCGTGATGACAGCAAAAGTGCGGCGTTGCCGGCGGCTGACGATCCGGCGGGCATCAAACGCCGCAGTAACCAGGCGGAAATCTATCTGGTGCGTGACGACAGCGGCGCGGTGAACAAAATTGTGCTGCCGGTTTACGGCACGGGCCTGTGGTCAATGATGTACGCCTTTGTTGCGCTGGATAATGACGGTAACACGGTGAAAGGCATTACTTACTACCAGCAAGGGGAAACCCCGGGTCTGGGTGGTGAGGTTGAGAATGCCAGCTGGCGCCAGCAGTGGGTCGGTAAAAAGCTGTTTGACGATAACGGGCAACCGGCGATCCGCGTAGTGAAAGGCGGAGCGCGTCAGGGAGATGAACACGGGGTGGACGGCTTGTCCGGCGCCACGCTGACCTCCAACGGCGTGCAGCATACTTTTGACTTCTGGTTGGGCGAGCACGGCTTTGGCCCGTTCCTGAAAAAAGTTCGTGAAGGAGCGCTGAAAAATGGCTGATTCCAAAGAGATTAAACGGGTCCTTTTAGGGCCTCTGTTCGACAACAACCCGATTGCCCTACAGGTGTTGGGCGTCTGCTCCGCGCTGGCGGTGACCACCAAGCTGGAAACGGCGGTGGTGATGACCATCGCGGTGACGCTGGTTACGGCGTTTTCCAGCTTCTTTATTTCGTTGATCCGTCACCATATTCCGAACAGCGTGCGCATTATCGTGCAGATGGCGATTATCGCCTCGCTGGTGATCGTGGTCGATCAGCTGCTGCGCGCCTATGCGTTCGAGATTTCCAAACAGCTGTCGGTGTTCGTTGGCCTGATCATCACCAACTGTATCGTGATGGGGCGCGCCGAAGCCTATGCCATGAAGTCGCCGCCCATCGAGAGTTTCATGGACGGTATCGGCAATGGGCTGGGGTACGGGGTGATCCTGGTGCTGGTTGGCTTCCTGCGTGAGCTGTTCGGTTCCGGCAAGCTGTTCGGCATCCCGGTGCTGGAAACGGTACAGAACGGCGGTTGGTATCAGCCAAACGGTTTGTTCCTGTTGGCACCGAGCGCGTTCTTTATCATCGGCCTGCTGATCTGGGCGCTCCGCACCCTGAAACCAGCGCAGATCGAAAAGGAGTAATGGCCGATGGAACATTATATCAGCCTGTTTGTACGCGCAGTGTTCGTAGAGAACATGGCGTTGGCGTTCTTCCTGGGGATGTGTACCTTCCTGGCGGTATCGAAGAAGGTCTCGACCGCCTTTGGTTTGGGGATTGCGGTTACCCTGGTGCTCGGTATCTCCGTGCCGGTGAACAACCTGGTCTACAACCTGATCCTGCGTGATGGCGCGCTGGTGGAAGGCGTTGATCTGAGCTTCCTCAACTTCATCACCTTTATCGGCGTGATTGCTGCGCTGGTGCAGATTCTGGAGATGATCCTCGATCGCTTCTTCCCCTCGCTGTACAACGCACTCGGCATTTTCCTGCCGCTGATCACCGTGAACTGCGCCATCTTCGGCGGTGTGTCCTTCATGGTGCAACGTGACTACAACTTCGCCGAATCGGTGGTGTACGGCTTCGGTTCCGGCACGGGCTGGATGTTGGCGATAGTCGCGATGGCGGGGATCCGCGAAAAACTCAAGTATGCCAATGTCCCCGCAGGGTTGCGCGGCCTGGGCATTACCTTTATCACCACCGGGCTGATGGCGTTGGGCTTTATGTCCTTCTCCGGTGTTCAGTTGTAAAGGCGGGAAGAATTTATGGAAATTATTTTAGGCGTCGCGATGTTTACCGCCATCGTTATGGTGCTGGTACTGCTGATCTTGTTCGCCAAATCGAAGCTGGTGAACACCGGCGATATTGCGGTGGAAGTGAATGGCGATTTGGACAAAAGCTTTACCGCTCCGGCGGGCGACAAGCTGCTGAATATGCTCTCCAGCCAGGGGATCTTCGTTTCGTCCGCCTGTGGCGGCGGCGGTTCCTGCGGGCAATGTCGGGTGGTGATCAAAGAGGGCGGCGGCGATATCCTGCCGACTGAACTGTCGCACATCAACAAGCGTGAAGCGAAAGAGGGTTGCCGCCTGGCCTGTCAGGTGAACGTGAAGCAAAACCTGAAAATCGAGCTGCCGGAAGAAATCTTTGGCGTGAAGAAGTGGGAGTGCGAAGTTATCTCCAACGATAACAAAGCCACCTTTATCAAAGAGCTGAAGCTGAAAATTCCTGACGGTGAAGATGTGCCGTTCCGTGCCGGTGGTTTTATTCAGATCGAGGCGCCGGTGCACGACATCAGCTATGCCGATTTCGATGTGCCGGAGGAGTACCGCGGCGACTGGGACAAATTCAACCTGTTCTGCTATCGCTCAGTGGTGAATGACACCACGGTGCGCGCCTATTCCATGGCGAACTATCCGGATGAAAAGGGCATTATCATGCTCAACGTGCGTATCGCTACGCCACCGCCGCGCGATCCTGACGTGCCGCCGGGCATTATGTCTTCCTATATCTGGTCGCTGAAGGCCGGTGACAAGGTGACCATCTCCGGGCCGTTCGGCGAGTTCTTTGCCAAGGATACCGACGCCGAAATGATCTTTATCGGCGGTGGTGCCGGCATGGCACCGATGCGTTCACACATCTTTGACCAGCTCAATCGCCTGAAGTCCAAGCGCAAAATCACCTTCTGGTACGGCGCGCGTTCGCTGCGTGAGATGTTCTACGAGGACGATTTCAATCGGTTGCAGGAAGAGAATGAAAACTTTACCTGGCACGTGGCGCTTTCCGATCCGCAGCCAGAGGATAACTGGACGGGTTACACCGGCTTTATCCATAATGTTCTGTTGGAAAACTATCTGCGCAACCACCCGGCGCCGGAAGACTGCGAATTCTACATGTGCGGTCCGCCAATGATGAACGCCGCGGTGATCAAGATGCTGAAAGATCTGGGCGTCGAAGACGAAAATATCATGCTGGATGACTTTGGTGGCTAAATGCGCGTAGGGGCAATGAAGGGCTGGATGACGACGGTGGTGCTGAGCGCCACCCTGTTATTGACCGGTTGCGGGCCGGAGCAGGTGAATCTCGATGGTAAAACCATGGGGACCTCCTATTCGATCCGCTACGTCACCGGCGACGATACGCCGTCCGCCGCCAAGATACAGGCGGAGATCGACAAACGGTTGGAGTTGGTGAACGACCAAATGTCCACCTATCGTCCTGGCTCGGAACTGAGCCGCTTCAACGCCAGTCGCGCAGTGGATAAACCCTTCCCGGTGTCGGCCGCGACGGCAGAAGTGGTGCTGGAGGCGCTGCGTATCAACCGCGTTACTGACGGCGCGCTGGACGTGACCGTCGGGCCGTTGGTTAACCTGTGGGGCTTCGGGCCTGAAGGGCGGCCGGACAAGGTGCCGAGCGCCGCCGCACTGGAGCAGCGCCGCGCCTGGACTGGCATCGACAAGCTGTCGGTACAGGGCAACGCGTTGGTCAAACGCATTCCGGAGCTGTATGTCGATCTTTCCTCGATTGCCAAGGGTTACGGGGTGGATGTGATTGCCCAGTACCTGCAGTCGCAGCAGGTGAAAAATTACATGGTCGATATTGGCGGCGAGGTGCGCACTCGCGGCCACAACGGTGAGAATAAACCGTGGCGTATCGCCATTGAGCGGCCGACCGCCGGCATGGAGCAGAAAGCGCAATTGGTGATCCAACCCGGTGAGATGTCGATAGCTACCTCGGGGGATTACCGTAACTATTTCGAACAGGATGGCGTGCGGTATTCGCATACTATAGATCCGATCACCGGCCGGCCGATCCATCACCACCTGGTGTCGGTCACGGTGTTGAGCCCAACCTGCATGGCGGCAGACGGTTTGTCGACCGGATTAAACGTACTGGGGCCGGAACGCGGCATGGCATTGGCGAACCTGATGGGGATCCCGGTGTTCATGATTGTGAAAACTGCCACCGGTTTTGAAGAGCGCTACTCTGAGGCGTTTAAACCCTATTTGAACAAGCACTCGTGAGGTCGCTATGTTGACGGTATTTGTCGCCACCTTCGTGTTGTTTCTGCTGATTGTCGGCGGTATGTCCCTGGGCTACGTGTTTAAACGTAAAAGCCTGCAGGGCAGCTGCGGCGGCATTACGGCGCTGGGGATGGATAAGGTCTGCGACTGTCCGGAACCTTGCGATGCGCGGAAAAAACGCCTGGAGAAAGAGGCGTTGCGCCAGCAGCAGTTGGAAAAGCACCGGATTATCTGACTTGGAAAAGCATCGGATTATCTGACTACAAGGGGCGCATGCAGCGCCCCTTTTTTTATCGGTTATTTGGCCTGGCGAAAGTTTTTCGCATCGGCCGGTGAGTTGACCATCACCCCGTCTACCCCAAGCGCCAGCGCCTGCTGGTAGTCTGCCGGGGTGTTAATACCAAACAGAATGATGTGCGCTGGGCCTTGCGAACGGAAGCAGTCGATCGATTCTTTATCCCAGGTCAGAAACGCCTTGGAGCGCCCCTCGCCCAGGGTAAATTTCTCCACCACTTCCACTTCCCGTTTCAGTTCCAACCCGTACCAGCGTGGCTTCTGGTTATCCGGCTTCAGTTCGCACAGGTGTGACAGGCTGATATTCGCCAGCAGGTCGCGGGTTTCATCGCGGGTTTCGAAACGCTTGATAGCCGGCGGTAGCGCCTGCAAATATTTGGCATCGGTGGAGTAGACGCGAGTGCGGTTCAGGCTGTCGGTTTTTTCCAGGGTTGCCAGCAAGGTTTTACCGAACTGGGCCGGATTGGCATCCGGTGACTTGATGTCCAGATAGAAATTGACCTTGGGGAAGTCGTTTAGTATCTCATCCAGTCGAGGAATGCCAATGCCTTTCCCCCGGAACGGGTGCGTTTCCCCTTTGGCGAATGACCAGCCGGCGTCAACTTTCGCCAGTTGTTCGGCGGTGTAAGCGGAGACCAGGCCCTGTTGGTTGGTCAGCGCTTTCAGGTCTGAAGGACGGTATAGCACGATGACGCCGTCTTTGGATTCCTGCAGCGTGATCCAAATGGCGTCGGCGCCGTTTTTCAGTGCGGTTTCAATTGCGACGCGAGTGTTTTCAGGTGCGTCGGCAGTGCCACCGCGGTGCGCAATAATGGCAGGGGCTGCGCTCGCGGCAAGGGATATCAGGGATAATGCTGAAGCGAATAAATAGACCGATAATGCTTTCATGTAGGGCACCTTCCTGTGCAAGGTTTATTGTTATCAATAACTGAGGCGATTAATTTGCCACAGCGTACTATTCAAAAATTACGCTTTTTTAACAAGTCGAAGATAATTGGGTGAAACCCTGTTTTATCCGAGCTGATCCGAGTTTTGCCGAGGCTTGAGCTTTCCATTATTGGCTGTATACTTATACAGTATTATTGGAGGGGCGATGCGTAAAATCATTCATGTCGATATGGACTGCTTCTTCGCGGCGGTAGAAATGCGCGACGATCCCAGCCTGCGCGATATTCCGTTGGCGATTGGTGGCAGCGCCGACCGGCGTGGGGTGATCAGCACCGCCAACTATCCTGCACGTCGCTATGGCGTACACAGTGCCATGTCGACGGCGATGGCGCTCAAGCTTTGCCCGCACCTTAAGCTGCTGCCCGGCCGCATGGCGGCGTACAAGGAAGCCTCGCTGCATATCCGTGAAATTTTTGCCCGCTACACCCCGTTGATCGAACCGCTG encodes the following:
- the lpcA gene encoding D-sedoheptulose 7-phosphate isomerase, translating into MYHDLIRSELNEAADTLAKFINDDANIDAIQRAAVLLADSFKAGGKVISCGNGGSHCDAMHFAEELTGRYRENRPGYPAIAISDVSHLSCVSNDFGYEYVFSRYVEAVGREGDVLLGISTSGNSGNIIKAIEAARAKGMKVITLTGKDGGKMAGSADVEIRVPHFGYADRIQEIHIKAIHILIQLIEKEMVKA
- a CDS encoding NADH:ubiquinone reductase (Na(+)-transporting) subunit B, translated to MGLKNFFDKIEHHFTPGGKLEKWYPLFEATTTVFYTPGLVTRGASHVRDAIDLKRMMILVWLAVFPAMFWGMYNVGQQAIPALHHLYSGDQLQQVLAGDWHYRLAQWLGASLAADAGWVSKMVLGACYFLPIYAVVFLVGGFWEVLFAIIRKHEINEGFFVTSILFALIVPPTLPLWQAALGITFGVVVAKEIFGGTGRNFLNPALAGRAFLFFAYPAQISGDLVWTSADGFSGATPLAQWSAGGAHSLSNVATGQSISWMDAFLGNIPGSVGEVSTLMILLGGAIILFGRVASWRIVAGVMLGMMATAFLFNSIGSTTNPLFAMPWYWHLVLGGFAFGMIFMATDPVSASFTNKGKWWYGILIGVMCVLIRVVNPAYPEGMMLAILFANLFAPLFDYLVVQANIKRRKARGE
- a CDS encoding Na(+)-translocating NADH-quinone reductase subunit A, with the protein product MIKIRKGLDLPIAGTPVQAIHDGPIIQHVALLGEEYVGMRPSMLVQEGDSVKKGQALFEDKKTPGVFFTAPASGRIVAINRGERRVLQSVVIAIENGGDEQLEFAHYPMAELAMLPREQVESELIASGLWTALRTRPFSKTPVPGTTPRAIFVTAMDSQPLAADPLVIITEQLAAFNAGLAVLARLTDGKVHVCHASGANLGKQPDAQVTYNEFAGPHPAGLVGTHIHFLEPVSLKKTVWHIGYQDVIAIGTLFTTGKLDTDRVVALAGPQVEQPQLLRTRLGASLDELTAGRLKAGENRVISGSVLSGTHVAGPNAYLGRFHSQVSVLEEGRDKQLFGWIAPSPDKFSITRTTLGHFLKNKLFAFSTTTHGGERAMVPIGNYERVMPLDILPTLLLRDLLAGDSDSAQALGCLELDEEDLALCTFVCPGKYEYAPVLRDVLTKIEQEG
- a CDS encoding Na(+)-translocating NADH-quinone reductase subunit C; this translates as MANESKNDSIGKTLLVVLLLCLVCSVVVAGSAVGLKSKQQEQKLLDKQRNILDVAGLLQPKMEGEQVKTLFTQRIEPRLLDLNSGEFVTGKAAAFDLAAALRDDSKSAALPAADDPAGIKRRSNQAEIYLVRDDSGAVNKIVLPVYGTGLWSMMYAFVALDNDGNTVKGITYYQQGETPGLGGEVENASWRQQWVGKKLFDDNGQPAIRVVKGGARQGDEHGVDGLSGATLTSNGVQHTFDFWLGEHGFGPFLKKVREGALKNG
- the fadE gene encoding acyl-CoA dehydrogenase FadE, whose translation is MMVLSIVVLLALIGVVFYHRVNLTLSSLILLAYTAAMGAIGLWTFWMLLPLAIILLPLNITSLRRSMLSAPALRAFRKVMPPMSTTEKEAIEAGTTWWEGDLFRGTPDWNKLHNYPKPQLTAEEQAFIDGPVEEACRMANDFQITHELADLPPELWAYLKEHRFFAMIIKKEYGGLDFSPYAQARVLQKLAGVSGILAITVGVPNSLGPGELLQHYGTDEQKNHYLPGLARGDEIPCFALTSPEAGSDAGAIPDVGTVCMGEWQGEQVLGMRLTWNKRYITLAPVATVLGLAFKLYDPNHLLGNNESPGITCALIPTSTPGVEIGNRHFPLNVPFQNGPTRGNDVFVPIDYIIGGPKMAGQGWRMLVECLSVGRGITLPSNSTGSVKSMALGIGAYAHIRRQFKISIGKMEGIEEPLARIAGNTYVMDAAATLITSGLMLGEKPAVLSAIVKYHCTHRGQQAIIDAMDIAGGKGIMLGKSNFLARAYQGAPIAITVEGANILTRTMMIFGQGAIRCHPYVLDEMAAAQNNDLNAFDKSLFGHLGHVGSNKVRSFWLGLTNGRTSGTPTKDATRRYYQQLNRLSANLALLSDVSMGVLGGSLKRRERISARLGDILSQMYLASATLKRFEDEGRQKEDLPLVHWGVQDSLHQAEQALDDLLRNFPNRFIAGAMRFVIFPFGRVHTAPSDRLDHQLAKILQQPSATRSRLGRGQYLTPSEHNPVGLLEAALADVIAAEPIHLRLCKESGKNLPFTRLDRLAQRALEEGKISADEAKILVKAEESRLRSINVDDFEPDALAASKPEKPLKQDKRQKHTEAA
- the dpaA gene encoding peptidoglycan meso-diaminopimelic acid protein amidase; this translates as MSKIALLFAMLFSMPMITACSASEQVPEAPVVKQQLVGSPVYIQIFKEERTLELYAKMGNEFRLVNSFPICNFSGGLGPKRREGDFKSPEGFYSVDSRHLKPDSKYYRAINIGFPNDYDKSQGYSGAYLMIHGECKSIGCYAMTNTYMDEIYRYVEAAFAYGQSRIDISIYPFRMTDQNLKRHSSSNYIAFWRQLKPGYDYFVKNHQPPMVGVSNGQYVLGQPLMSSSQMTQYASTTAPAVSTNPFAQAKPLTEVK
- a CDS encoding class II glutamine amidotransferase; amino-acid sequence: MCELLGMSANVPTDICFSFTGLVQRGGRTGPHKDGWGITFYEGNGCRTFKDPQPSFDSPIARLVQEYPIKSCAVVSHIRQANRGEVALENTHPFTRELWGRNWTYAHNGQLKGYRQLETGNFRPVGQTDSEYAFCWLLHQLSLKYPRTPSRWPPVFRYIALLADQLRQKGVFNMLLSDGRFVMAYCSTNLYWITRRAPFGKATLLDQDVEIDFQQQTTPNDVVTVIATQPLTANETWHKIAPGEFALFHFGERLGLSEGIGADSGSRG